In Streptomyces capitiformicae, one genomic interval encodes:
- a CDS encoding oligopeptide/dipeptide ABC transporter ATP-binding protein — MNALVELSDAHVVHKARSGGLFTRDRVYALTGADLTIAPGETVGVVGESGCGKSTLAKVLVGVERPTVGTVTFRGRDLWSMPPAERRVTVGAGTGMIFQDPSTALNRRLTIRQILRDPLDVHRRGTPAEREDRVRELMSLVGLPPVLADGLPGQLSGGQRQRVAIARALALDPDLVVADEPTSALDVSVRAQILNLLLDLKERLGLALVFVSHDIQTVRRMSDRVITMYLGRIVEECPADRVTDSARHPYTRALFSATPGLLDPIDPIPLVGPVPSATRPPSGCPFRTRCWKATEECADTMPVFTAASTPGHRFRCHHPVQEDESTRDLVTQAASVPPEPHRT, encoded by the coding sequence GTGAACGCGCTCGTGGAACTGTCCGACGCCCATGTCGTCCACAAGGCGCGCAGCGGCGGCCTGTTCACCCGCGACCGGGTGTACGCCCTGACCGGCGCCGACCTGACGATCGCGCCCGGTGAGACGGTCGGTGTGGTCGGCGAGTCCGGCTGCGGCAAGTCGACGCTGGCGAAGGTGCTGGTGGGCGTGGAGCGGCCGACGGTCGGGACGGTCACCTTCAGGGGACGGGACCTGTGGTCCATGCCGCCGGCCGAGCGCCGGGTGACGGTGGGCGCCGGCACCGGAATGATCTTCCAGGACCCGTCCACGGCCCTCAACCGCCGCCTGACGATCCGCCAGATCCTGCGCGACCCGCTGGACGTGCACAGGCGCGGCACTCCGGCCGAACGGGAGGACCGCGTACGGGAGTTGATGTCCCTGGTCGGTCTGCCGCCGGTGCTGGCGGACGGCCTGCCCGGCCAACTGTCGGGCGGTCAGCGCCAGCGGGTCGCCATCGCCCGCGCGCTCGCCCTCGACCCGGACCTCGTCGTCGCCGACGAACCGACGAGCGCGCTGGACGTCTCGGTCCGCGCCCAGATCCTGAACCTCCTGCTGGACCTGAAGGAACGCCTCGGCCTCGCCCTGGTCTTCGTCTCGCACGACATCCAGACGGTACGACGGATGAGCGACCGGGTGATCACCATGTATCTGGGCCGGATCGTGGAGGAGTGCCCGGCCGACCGGGTCACGGACAGCGCCCGCCACCCGTACACCCGGGCCCTGTTCTCCGCGACACCGGGCCTGCTGGACCCGATCGATCCGATCCCCTTGGTGGGCCCCGTCCCGTCCGCGACCCGTCCGCCGAGCGGCTGCCCGTTCCGTACCCGATGCTGGAAGGCGACCGAGGAGTGCGCGGACACGATGCCCGTCTTCACGGCCGCGTCGACGCCCGGACACCGCTTCCGTTGCCATCATCCTGTGCAGGAGGACGAGTCGACGCGTGACCTGGTCACCCAAGCGGCGTCGGTCCCGCCCGAGCCGCACCGAACGTAA
- a CDS encoding dipeptide/oligopeptide/nickel ABC transporter permease/ATP-binding protein, giving the protein MVTTRKRLTEALSRPGIRSRGWRRLPLLSRVAVCLLAVVVLTALLAPLLAPHDPLDQQALVGGTGAPSAEHWMGQDSLGRDILSRLMYGARWSLAIGLGATGLALVVGAFVGAVAATSRKAVDETLMRCLDVVMAFPGIALAAVLVAVFGGGIEVLICAIAFLFTPPVARVVRANVLDQYGEDYVTAERVIGARTPHIVIRHVAINCAAPVLVFCTVQVAEAIVFEASLSFIGAGVRPPDPSWGSVIADGKNMVLTGGWWATVFPGLLMLITVLSLNILSEGVSDAWAAPVARDVERREEDDRPADALETPEPGSGKVTELPGLTEAARRLRSRARPLPGGGQPVLAVERLAIGFDNRHRGVDIVDGISFEVHPGEVLGLVGESGCGKSLTALAVMGLEPKGARVRGHVRFDQRQLVGEPMRVRRRLLGHEMAMVYQDALSSLNPAMTIRAQLKQVVRRGGRRTAPELLTMVGLDPERTLRSYPHELSGGQRQRVLIAMALSRNPKLIVADEPTTALDVTVQAQVIELLLRLREELGFALILVSHDLALVADVTDRVVVMYGGQIVETGVTADLVESPTHHYTRGLLGSVLSLESAAERMTQIKGVVPSPADFPDGCRFADRCPMAAEVCRTTAPGLLGPPTHRAACHHPAVDLTESGVAR; this is encoded by the coding sequence ATGGTGACCACGCGCAAGCGGCTCACGGAGGCCCTGTCGCGGCCGGGCATCCGGTCGCGCGGCTGGCGCCGGCTGCCGCTGCTGTCGCGTGTCGCGGTCTGTCTCCTGGCGGTCGTGGTGCTCACGGCGCTGCTCGCGCCGTTGCTCGCCCCGCACGACCCGCTCGACCAGCAGGCGCTGGTCGGCGGTACCGGGGCGCCCTCCGCCGAGCACTGGATGGGGCAGGACAGTCTCGGCCGGGACATCCTGAGCCGGCTGATGTACGGGGCGCGCTGGTCGCTCGCGATCGGGCTGGGCGCGACCGGGCTCGCCCTGGTCGTGGGGGCGTTCGTCGGGGCCGTGGCGGCGACCTCGCGGAAGGCGGTCGACGAGACGCTGATGCGCTGTCTGGACGTCGTCATGGCGTTCCCGGGCATCGCGCTGGCCGCCGTACTGGTCGCCGTCTTCGGCGGTGGCATCGAGGTACTGATCTGCGCGATCGCCTTCCTGTTCACGCCGCCGGTCGCACGGGTCGTACGGGCGAACGTCCTCGACCAGTACGGCGAGGACTATGTGACCGCCGAACGGGTGATAGGAGCGCGCACCCCGCACATCGTGATCCGGCACGTGGCCATCAACTGCGCGGCCCCGGTGCTGGTGTTCTGCACGGTCCAGGTCGCCGAGGCCATCGTCTTCGAGGCGTCGCTGTCGTTCATCGGCGCGGGCGTACGGCCGCCGGACCCGTCCTGGGGCAGTGTCATCGCGGACGGCAAGAACATGGTACTGACCGGGGGTTGGTGGGCGACCGTCTTCCCCGGCCTGCTGATGCTGATCACGGTGCTGTCCCTCAACATCCTCTCCGAGGGCGTGTCCGACGCATGGGCGGCACCGGTCGCGCGGGACGTGGAGCGGCGGGAGGAGGACGACCGGCCGGCCGACGCCCTGGAGACTCCCGAGCCGGGCAGTGGCAAGGTCACCGAGCTGCCCGGGCTGACGGAGGCGGCGCGGCGGCTGCGCTCCCGGGCGCGGCCCCTGCCGGGCGGCGGTCAACCGGTGCTCGCCGTGGAGCGGCTCGCCATCGGCTTCGACAACCGTCACCGGGGCGTGGACATCGTCGACGGCATCAGCTTCGAGGTGCACCCCGGTGAGGTGCTGGGCCTGGTCGGCGAGTCCGGCTGCGGGAAGTCGCTGACCGCGCTGGCCGTGATGGGGCTGGAGCCGAAGGGCGCCCGGGTGCGCGGCCATGTCCGGTTCGACCAGCGGCAGTTGGTGGGCGAGCCCATGCGCGTACGGCGTCGGCTGCTCGGCCACGAGATGGCGATGGTCTACCAGGACGCCCTGTCCTCGCTGAACCCGGCGATGACGATCCGCGCCCAGCTGAAGCAGGTCGTACGGCGGGGCGGCAGGCGCACCGCGCCCGAGCTGCTGACCATGGTCGGCCTCGACCCCGAGCGCACCCTGCGCAGCTACCCGCACGAGCTGTCCGGCGGGCAGCGCCAGCGCGTCCTGATCGCGATGGCGCTGTCCCGCAACCCGAAGCTGATCGTGGCCGACGAGCCGACGACCGCGCTGGACGTGACGGTGCAGGCCCAGGTCATCGAGCTGCTGCTGCGGCTGCGCGAGGAACTGGGCTTCGCCCTGATCCTCGTCTCGCACGATCTGGCACTGGTCGCGGACGTGACCGACCGGGTGGTCGTCATGTACGGCGGGCAGATCGTCGAGACCGGGGTGACGGCGGACCTGGTGGAGTCCCCCACCCACCACTACACGCGCGGGCTGCTCGGCAGCGTCCTGTCGCTGGAGTCGGCGGCCGAGCGGATGACGCAGATCAAGGGCGTCGTCCCCTCCCCCGCCGACTTCCCCGACGGCTGCCGCTTCGCCGACCGCTGCCCGATGGCGGCGGAGGTGTGCCGTACGACGGCCCCCGGCCTGCTGGGCCCGCCCACGCACCGGGCGGCCTGCCACCACCCGGCCGTGGACCTGACGGAGAGCGGGGTGGCCCGGTGA
- a CDS encoding ABC transporter permease has translation MIAVVRILIRRVLLLVPLMLGIVLFVFLVMRFSDVDPASAFFQGANPTPEQLHEFREENGLLDPLPVRYVGFVGDLLHGDMGISALTRAPVIDQVTTALPLTLQLTFLGLGIAVVLSLLGGVTAAIYRDRLPDQVIRVVSLTGVAAPGFWLALLMIQYLAVDLGWFPTGGYVNPADSFTGWLKTMTLPAFALSLPVAAQLTRIVRTSVVEELDKDYVRTAIGSGLPPRVVVGRNVLRNALINPLTVLGLRVGYLLGGAVVIETIFSLPGMGKLMIDAVKNGDPAVVQGVVLTTAAGFVVVNLVIDVLYLLVNPRLRGTG, from the coding sequence GTGATCGCTGTTGTCAGGATCCTGATCCGGCGGGTCCTTCTTCTGGTGCCCTTGATGCTCGGCATCGTGCTGTTCGTTTTCCTGGTGATGCGGTTCTCGGACGTCGATCCGGCTTCCGCGTTCTTCCAGGGAGCCAATCCGACCCCCGAGCAGCTGCATGAGTTCCGCGAGGAGAACGGCCTCCTGGACCCCCTCCCCGTGCGGTACGTCGGATTCGTCGGGGATCTGCTGCACGGGGACATGGGGATCAGCGCGCTCACCCGGGCCCCGGTCATCGACCAGGTCACCACCGCACTGCCGCTCACCCTCCAGTTGACCTTTCTGGGGCTCGGGATCGCGGTCGTGCTGTCGTTGCTCGGTGGGGTCACGGCGGCGATCTACCGGGACCGGCTGCCCGACCAGGTCATCCGGGTCGTGTCGCTGACCGGGGTCGCGGCGCCCGGGTTCTGGCTGGCGTTGCTGATGATCCAGTATCTGGCGGTGGATCTGGGGTGGTTCCCGACGGGCGGGTACGTCAATCCGGCGGACTCGTTCACCGGGTGGCTGAAGACGATGACACTGCCGGCGTTCGCGCTGTCGTTGCCGGTGGCCGCGCAGCTCACCCGGATCGTCCGCACGTCGGTGGTGGAGGAGCTGGACAAGGACTACGTGCGGACGGCGATCGGGAGCGGCCTGCCGCCGAGAGTGGTGGTGGGGCGGAACGTGCTGCGGAACGCGCTGATCAATCCGCTCACCGTGCTCGGGCTGCGCGTCGGCTATCTGCTGGGCGGCGCCGTCGTCATCGAGACGATCTTCTCGCTGCCGGGGATGGGCAAGCTGATGATCGACGCCGTGAAGAACGGCGACCCGGCGGTCGTCCAGGGTGTCGTGCTGACCACGGCCGCGGGGTTCGTGGTCGTGAACCTCGTCATCGACGTCCTCTACCTGCTGGTGAACCCACGGCTGAGGGGGACGGGCTGA